Proteins encoded together in one Glandiceps talaboti chromosome 11, keGlaTala1.1, whole genome shotgun sequence window:
- the LOC144442172 gene encoding uncharacterized protein LOC144442172, which yields MGQKCKNQVILSEPGAADRLNRFYARFDRVDFSHEHRNIKKGLQSSLQDDFTLSESLVRKAFSRIRVNKAPGPDKISGRLLKHCKDSLLYIIHYVFELSLSTAFNTIQPHLMLNKLNVLNVPNYLQLWILDYLTGRSQYVRTSFETSSTITINTGAPQGCVLSPVLFVLYTNDLAWDTEGAMIEKYADDSAVVGFISSDDDREYFECIDFVNTWCNDNYLDLNVSKTKELVLDFRRRQNEKQPVAINNMKVERVSSYPYLGCMIDCKLSFAQHVENQLRKVNKRMYYIRSMRKLNVSSNVIALFFNSTISSVINYANTAFYDLLSNHLQEDLNRPRKICKRLLDDSHDEPVQNSVVYKDKVIKMADKIMKDPNHPLHTEYEYLPSGRRLRVPRSRTNRFKHSFVPRSIHLLNQ from the exons ATGGGCCAGAAATGTAAAAATCAGGTCATTTTGTCCGAACCAGGTGCAGCAGACCGTTTGAATAGATTCTACGCTCGTTTTGATCGTGTAGATTTTAGTCATGAACACCGGAACATAAAAAAAGGATTACAAAGTTCTTTGCAGGACGACTTTACGCTCTCTGAGAGCCTTGTTCGTAAAGCCTTCAGTAGAATCAGGGTGAATAAAGCACCTGGTCCGGACAAAATCAGTGGTAGACTCCTTAAACATTGTAAAGATAGTCTACTCTATATAATTCACTATGTGTTTGAGTTATCCTTATCTACAG CATTCAACACGATACAACCTCATTTAATGCTAAATAAATTGAATGTGCTCAATGTTCCTAATTATCTACAATTATGGATATTAGATTATCTGACCGGAAGATCTCAGTATGTTCGCACCAGCTTTGAAACATCAAGCACTATTACAATTAATACAGGAGCACCTCAGGGTTGTGTGTTGTCACctgttctttttgttttgtatacaaATGATTTAGCATGGGACACTGAGGGGGCAATGATTGAGAAGTATGCAGACGACTCAGCTGTTGTGGGGTTTATTTCGAGCGATGACGATCGTGAATATTTTGAGTGTATTGATTTTGTTAACACCTGGTGTAATGATAACTATTTAGATCTTAATGTGTCAAAGACGAAAGAGCTTGTATTGGACTTTAGAAGaagacaaaatgaaaaacaacccGTTGCGATCAATAATATGAAGGTAGAGAGAGTGTCATCATATCCATATTTAGGTTGTATGATCGACTGCAAATTGTCATTCGCACAACACGTAGAAAATCAATTGAGAAAGGTAAACAAACGAATGTATTATATAAGATCAATGAGAAAGTTAAATGTAAGTTCAAACGTAATAGCTCTGTTTTTCAACTCAACAATATCGTCTGTTATTAACTATGCTAACACCGCCTTCTATGATCTGCTATCAAACCATCTCCAAGAAGACCTCAATCGCCCTAGAAAGATCTGTAAAAGGTTACTTGATGACAGCCATGATGAACCTGTTCAGAACTCTGTGGTGTACAAAGATAAAGTTATTAAGATGGCggataaaataatgaaagatcCTAATCATCCACTTCATACAGAGTATGAATATCTTCCAAGTGGTCGTCGCCTTAGGGTTCCACGTTCTCGCACAAATAGATTTAAGCACAGTTTTGTACCAAGGTCAATCCATCTATTGAATCAGTAG